One genomic segment of Rivularia sp. PCC 7116 includes these proteins:
- a CDS encoding MBL fold metallo-hydrolase — MYLTYLDSNSWLIEMGGQSILIDPWLIGSLTFANLDWLFKGSRPQERPIPEKIDLILLSQGLEDHAHPPTLKELNRNIPVVASENAAKVVNQFDYQQVNSLAHGETFTLKGTVEITATPGSPIGPNLVENGYLLKELETGFTLYYEPHGYHSESLKKYTPIDVVITPLIDLGLPLIGPIIKGKQKALEVAQWLEPQVMLPTAAGGDVMFEGLLMNLIKPEGTVEEFRSLLQQHNISAQVLEPKSGERTLLDLQKRTVSGVSA, encoded by the coding sequence ATGTATTTAACTTATTTAGACAGCAATAGCTGGTTAATTGAAATGGGCGGTCAAAGTATACTGATTGACCCTTGGCTGATTGGTTCCCTAACTTTTGCTAATTTAGATTGGCTTTTCAAAGGTTCGCGTCCTCAAGAACGTCCCATTCCCGAAAAAATTGACCTGATTTTACTATCTCAAGGTTTGGAAGACCACGCCCATCCACCAACCCTCAAGGAACTCAACCGAAATATTCCGGTTGTGGCTTCAGAAAATGCTGCTAAAGTTGTAAATCAATTCGATTACCAACAAGTAAATTCCCTGGCTCACGGTGAAACTTTCACTCTTAAGGGCACTGTCGAAATTACAGCTACTCCCGGCTCTCCCATCGGTCCTAACTTAGTAGAAAACGGATATCTCCTCAAAGAACTCGAAACTGGTTTTACTCTTTATTACGAACCCCACGGATATCATTCTGAATCGCTTAAAAAATATACTCCTATCGATGTTGTCATCACCCCATTAATAGATTTAGGTTTACCCCTAATAGGACCAATTATCAAAGGTAAACAAAAAGCTCTAGAAGTCGCTCAATGGCTAGAACCTCAAGTTATGTTACCAACTGCGGCTGGTGGTGATGTAATGTTTGAAGGATTGCTGATGAACTTGATCAAGCCAGAAGGAACCGTTGAAGAGTTTCGTTCCTTACTACAACAACATAATATATCAGCCCAAGTACTCGAACCAAAAAGTGGAGAGCGCACTCTATTAGATTTGCAAAAGCGAACGGTTTCGGGAGTTTCCGCTTAA
- a CDS encoding RNA-binding protein, translating into MSIYVGNLSYDVTEENLNAVFAEYGTVRRVQIPTDRETGRVRGFGFVEMSSEDEEAAAIEALDGAEWMGRDLKVNKARPREERNSFGGNRRNNNFRNRY; encoded by the coding sequence ATGTCCATTTACGTAGGTAATCTTTCTTACGACGTTACAGAGGAAAATTTGAATGCCGTTTTTGCAGAATATGGCACTGTAAGACGCGTTCAAATTCCTACTGACCGCGAAACAGGTAGAGTACGCGGGTTTGGCTTTGTAGAAATGAGTTCAGAAGATGAAGAAGCAGCAGCTATCGAAGCTCTTGATGGTGCTGAATGGATGGGTCGCGACCTTAAAGTCAATAAGGCAAGACCCAGAGAAGAAAGAAATTCCTTCGGAGGCAATCGTAGAAATAACAATTTCCGCAACCGCTACTAA
- a CDS encoding 3'-5' exonuclease, which yields MKLNLVRPMAFIDLETTGIDIVKDRIIQIAVLKVFPDGNEEMKTWIINPTIPIPNASSEIHGIYDEDVKDKPTFAKIAHSLADYINDSDLAGYNSNRFDIPVLIAEFSRVDIDFKLEGRRIIDVQTIFHKMEPRTLRAAYRYYCGEKLEGAHDAANDIRATYEVFKAQLERYENEEYEDKDGNISYPVKNNMDELQEFIPFDFLDPTKRVIYDENNEIIFNFGKYKGKSVAESFKKEPNYYKWMMEKEFSVFTKKAVTKIWESMNQEE from the coding sequence ATGAAGTTAAATTTAGTACGCCCGATGGCATTTATTGACTTAGAAACAACTGGAATCGATATTGTCAAAGATAGAATTATACAAATTGCCGTATTAAAAGTATTTCCTGATGGCAATGAAGAAATGAAAACTTGGATAATTAATCCTACTATTCCAATTCCAAATGCATCATCAGAAATACATGGAATTTATGACGAAGATGTAAAGGATAAACCTACTTTTGCAAAAATAGCCCATAGTTTAGCAGATTACATTAACGATAGCGATTTAGCTGGGTATAATTCAAATCGATTTGATATCCCCGTACTTATAGCAGAATTTTCTCGCGTTGATATCGATTTTAAACTTGAAGGCAGAAGAATTATTGACGTACAAACTATTTTCCATAAAATGGAACCTCGGACTTTGAGAGCAGCTTATAGATATTATTGCGGGGAAAAATTAGAAGGCGCTCATGATGCAGCAAATGATATCCGCGCTACATACGAAGTATTTAAAGCACAATTAGAACGTTACGAAAATGAAGAGTATGAGGATAAAGATGGCAATATATCTTATCCTGTAAAAAACAATATGGATGAGTTGCAAGAATTCATACCCTTTGATTTTCTTGACCCCACTAAAAGAGTTATTTACGACGAAAATAACGAGATAATTTTTAATTTTGGTAAATATAAAGGTAAATCAGTAGCTGAATCATTTAAGAAAGAACCAAATTATTATAAATGGATGATGGAAAAGGAATTTTCTGTTTTTACTAAGAAAGCAGTAACTAAGATTTGGGAATCGATGAATCAGGAAGAATAG
- a CDS encoding carboxymuconolactone decarboxylase family protein: protein MEFTIHTLETAPNASKESLAHAKETFGFIPNLEGIFAEAPALLKGSMTLWDLFETTSFTAIEQQIIYLTANYENSCNYCMAAHSGLAKMIGMSDEDVEALRNGTPMSDKKLQALRHFTQQMVRQRGWVEDNDIEAFMAAGYVKQQVLEVILGIAIKVMHNYTNHVAKTPLDKQFSKNIWSKPDVT from the coding sequence ATGGAATTTACAATTCATACATTAGAAACGGCACCAAATGCTTCCAAAGAATCATTAGCTCATGCTAAAGAAACTTTTGGTTTTATTCCTAATTTAGAAGGAATTTTTGCAGAAGCTCCAGCATTGTTAAAAGGTTCAATGACACTGTGGGATTTGTTTGAAACCACAAGTTTTACTGCAATCGAGCAACAAATTATTTACTTAACTGCAAATTATGAAAATTCTTGTAACTACTGCATGGCAGCACATTCGGGATTAGCGAAAATGATTGGCATGTCTGACGAGGATGTGGAAGCACTGAGGAATGGCACACCAATGTCAGACAAGAAATTACAAGCCCTACGCCACTTTACACAACAAATGGTAAGGCAACGTGGTTGGGTTGAAGATAATGATATTGAAGCGTTTATGGCTGCTGGATATGTAAAACAGCAGGTTTTAGAAGTAATTTTAGGTATAGCTATAAAAGTAATGCATAATTACACCAACCATGTTGCTAAAACTCCTTTAGACAAGCAATTTAGCAAAAATATCTGGTCAAAACCGGATGTAACTTAA
- a CDS encoding TetR/AcrR family transcriptional regulator, whose product MKSNINPHQKILETASELFYQKGIQNVGINEIIATSGVAKKTLYRYFASKKQLIEEVMKHRAREWLQWFEVAVQDSGNTPKERLLATFDVMRDWYASPNFRGCPFINAVLEISDASHPAHAVSVGVRESIRCHIKQLAEEVGIKDSESFSQQYLLLIGGASLMATIEGAPGSANYAQKVLSTLIDSSLG is encoded by the coding sequence ATGAAGTCAAATATTAACCCTCATCAAAAAATTCTAGAAACAGCTTCCGAACTCTTCTATCAAAAGGGAATTCAAAACGTAGGTATTAACGAAATTATTGCGACTAGTGGCGTAGCTAAAAAGACTCTATATCGGTATTTTGCTTCTAAAAAACAACTAATTGAAGAAGTAATGAAACATCGAGCTAGAGAATGGCTGCAATGGTTTGAAGTTGCGGTACAAGACAGCGGAAATACGCCCAAAGAAAGATTGCTCGCCACCTTTGATGTGATGCGAGATTGGTATGCGAGTCCTAATTTTCGGGGTTGTCCTTTTATTAATGCTGTATTAGAAATATCTGACGCTTCTCATCCGGCTCATGCTGTTTCTGTAGGAGTTAGAGAGTCAATTCGTTGCCATATCAAGCAGCTAGCAGAAGAAGTAGGAATCAAAGATTCAGAATCATTTTCTCAGCAATATTTATTGTTAATTGGAGGAGCTAGCTTAATGGCTACGATTGAAGGAGCTCCTGGAAGTGCAAATTATGCTCAGAAAGTTTTGTCTACTTTAATTGATAGTTCTCTAGGATAA
- a CDS encoding glycosyltransferase translates to MKLSVIVPCFNAADTITAQLEALGKQQCLEPWEIIIADNGSTDETVNIVKQYQQIFTNLRLVDASAVKGSAHARNTGASVALSENLAFCDADDEVTSGWVAAMIEALSKHDFVAGCSDYSKLNEPWVVKSCGVREANGVKDYVYFPYAAGNNLGIKRSIHNLVGGFDEKMLLLQDIDYCWRVQKTGIKLESVSNAIIYFRFRNTVKGMYRRCWRLACYDILLHQKHQQMGMPKLIRWRHLSKDAAILPLKFLLKVRNKETFVRWLLDLAWLGGHVQGCLKYNYLTI, encoded by the coding sequence ATGAAATTAAGTGTTATTGTTCCATGTTTTAACGCTGCTGATACTATTACCGCTCAATTAGAGGCTTTAGGTAAACAGCAATGCCTTGAACCTTGGGAAATTATTATTGCTGACAACGGTTCAACAGATGAAACTGTAAATATTGTAAAACAGTATCAGCAGATTTTTACTAATTTACGTTTAGTCGATGCATCAGCAGTTAAAGGCTCTGCTCACGCTCGTAACACAGGTGCAAGTGTAGCTTTATCTGAAAATTTAGCATTTTGCGACGCTGACGATGAAGTCACTTCAGGATGGGTAGCAGCAATGATAGAAGCGCTCTCGAAACATGACTTTGTTGCCGGTTGTAGCGATTATTCAAAATTAAATGAACCGTGGGTAGTCAAGAGCTGCGGAGTAAGAGAAGCTAACGGAGTCAAGGATTATGTATATTTTCCTTATGCGGCAGGAAATAACCTTGGTATTAAACGTTCGATTCACAATCTAGTCGGTGGTTTTGATGAAAAGATGCTGTTACTCCAAGATATCGATTACTGCTGGAGAGTGCAAAAGACAGGTATTAAGCTCGAATCTGTATCAAATGCAATAATTTATTTTCGCTTTCGCAATACAGTTAAAGGTATGTACCGTCGATGTTGGAGATTGGCTTGTTACGATATTTTGCTGCATCAAAAACATCAACAGATGGGAATGCCTAAATTAATCCGATGGAGGCATTTATCTAAAGATGCTGCAATTCTTCCTTTAAAATTTCTACTCAAAGTCCGCAACAAAGAAACTTTCGTGAGATGGTTGTTAGATTTGGCTTGGTTGGGAGGACATGTACAAGGCTGCCTTAAGTATAATTACTTAACAATTTAG
- a CDS encoding DJ-1/PfpI family protein, whose protein sequence is MTNQPKYHIGLVIYPGMTQLDITAPHQVFSFIPEVQVHMLWKNLESVTSGEGLIILPTTTFEQCPQLDVICVPGGGMGTVETMADSEVLEFLQQQSKTAKYITSVCTGSLILAAAGLLKGYRAGCHWLFREYLAMLGVEVKNQRVVVDRNRITGGGVTAGIDFGLVVVSQLCGEETAKRIQLLLEYNPEPPFDAGSPDNAGDVLVEQVKKFGQPLLEATLAQTKITAENLSQ, encoded by the coding sequence GTGACTAATCAACCTAAATATCACATCGGCTTAGTAATTTACCCCGGCATGACTCAGCTTGATATAACCGCACCACATCAAGTATTTTCTTTTATTCCCGAAGTTCAGGTGCATATGTTATGGAAAAATTTAGAATCCGTAACTAGTGGGGAAGGATTAATCATTTTACCAACAACCACTTTCGAGCAATGTCCTCAGCTAGATGTTATTTGCGTTCCTGGTGGTGGCATGGGAACCGTGGAAACAATGGCAGATTCAGAAGTTCTGGAATTTTTGCAACAGCAATCTAAAACCGCAAAATATATTACTTCTGTATGTACTGGTTCTTTGATTCTTGCTGCTGCGGGTTTGCTCAAAGGCTATCGCGCCGGTTGTCATTGGCTATTTCGCGAATATTTGGCAATGCTGGGAGTTGAAGTTAAGAATCAAAGGGTTGTAGTCGATCGGAATAGAATTACTGGTGGTGGTGTAACTGCTGGGATTGATTTTGGGTTAGTGGTTGTTAGTCAGCTTTGTGGAGAGGAAACTGCAAAAAGAATTCAGCTTTTGTTGGAATATAATCCCGAGCCTCCCTTTGATGCAGGTTCCCCGGATAATGCTGGAGACGTTTTAGTCGAGCAAGTTAAAAAATTTGGGCAGCCTTTATTAGAAGCTACTTTGGCGCAGACAAAAATTACAGCAGAAAATCTATCTCAATAA